A region of Pyxidicoccus parkwaysis DNA encodes the following proteins:
- a CDS encoding putative ABC transporter permease produces MLYGCTGWVLEVLFTGAGSALKRDRSATARTYLWMHPIYGGTALALEEVSARLKPLPRPLRALAYTALIFGAEYGTGWVLKKLLGRCPWDYSPHRWSVHGLIRLDYAPAWYLTALLFEPVRDALLHVTSEALRHTPEYREAEEAGILPEGALPEGTPEEAGVVARRFEHAQSESASLH; encoded by the coding sequence TTGCTCTACGGCTGTACCGGGTGGGTGTTGGAGGTGCTCTTCACGGGCGCCGGCTCGGCGTTGAAGAGAGACAGGAGCGCCACCGCGCGCACCTACCTGTGGATGCACCCCATCTACGGAGGCACGGCCCTGGCGCTGGAGGAGGTCTCCGCCCGGCTCAAGCCCCTGCCCCGGCCCCTGCGCGCCCTGGCCTACACCGCCCTCATCTTCGGGGCGGAGTACGGCACGGGCTGGGTGCTGAAGAAGCTGCTCGGCCGCTGCCCGTGGGACTACTCGCCGCACCGGTGGAGCGTGCACGGCCTCATCCGCCTGGACTACGCGCCTGCCTGGTACCTCACCGCGCTGCTGTTCGAGCCCGTGCGGGACGCCCTGCTCCACGTCACCAGCGAGGCCCTGCGCCACACGCCCGAGTACCGGGAGGCCGAGGAGGCTGGAATATTGCCGGAGGGCGCGCTTCCCGAGGGGACTCCGGAGGAGGCGGGGGTGGTGGCCCGCCGCTTCGAGCATGCACAGTCCGAGTCCGCCTCCTTGCACTGA
- a CDS encoding SAM-dependent methyltransferase — translation MATKGSLVIAGTGIQWAGQTTHAARTAIEAADRVLFAVADPWTVQWLRGLKPSAESLPYASGDTPRRLIYQEMVQRILAPVREGLRVCAVFYGHPGVLHDAAHAALRQARAEGLPARMLPGVSFLDCLYADLGVDPGQHGCQVHEATDFLIRGRAFDVHSPLVLSQIAAIGNPGFFDAANTERIQRGLRVLSEVLRRRYPASHEAIIYEAAVLPIHPPRMTRVTLEALATAAISDVSTLYVPPLGPAPVDEDMLALLGMSSGDGTIRSTLGGD, via the coding sequence ATGGCGACGAAGGGCTCCCTGGTCATCGCGGGCACCGGCATCCAGTGGGCCGGACAGACGACGCACGCGGCCCGCACGGCCATCGAGGCCGCCGACCGCGTGCTGTTCGCCGTGGCCGACCCGTGGACCGTCCAGTGGCTGCGCGGCCTGAAGCCCTCCGCCGAGTCCCTGCCCTATGCGAGCGGTGACACCCCCCGGCGCCTCATCTACCAGGAGATGGTGCAGCGCATCCTCGCCCCGGTGCGCGAGGGGCTGCGCGTCTGCGCCGTCTTCTATGGCCACCCGGGCGTGCTGCACGACGCCGCGCACGCGGCCCTCCGGCAGGCCCGCGCCGAGGGGCTGCCCGCGCGGATGCTGCCCGGGGTGTCCTTCCTGGACTGCCTCTACGCCGACCTCGGGGTGGACCCGGGCCAGCACGGCTGCCAGGTGCACGAGGCCACGGACTTCCTCATTCGCGGCCGCGCCTTCGACGTCCACTCGCCCCTGGTGCTCTCCCAGATTGCCGCCATCGGCAACCCCGGCTTCTTCGACGCCGCCAACACGGAGCGCATCCAGCGCGGGCTGCGGGTGCTGAGCGAGGTGCTGCGCCGCAGGTACCCGGCCTCGCACGAGGCCATCATCTACGAGGCCGCCGTGCTGCCCATCCATCCGCCACGAATGACTCGCGTGACGCTGGAGGCGCTCGCGACGGCCGCCATCTCCGACGTCTCGACGCTGTACGTGCCGCCGCTCGGTCCGGCGCCCGTGGATGAGGACATGCTCGCGCTGCTGGGCATGAGCTCCGGGGACGGCACCATTCGCAGCACCCTGGGAGGGGACTGA
- a CDS encoding glycosyltransferase family 2 protein codes for MLVSLVIPVYNEIPTLAELLRRCIAVDFPKELVLIDDCSKDGSREFLRQLSEQGVALLGGTPRNRNEVRVLFQETNQGKGAALRRGFAESTGDIVIVQDADLEYDPRDIPKVIQPILDGDADVVFGSRFTGTPRRVLYFWHTVMNKTLTTLSNMTSGLNLTDMETCYKAFRAEVLRSLDVEEERFGFEPEVTAKVARGNWRVFEVPISYHGRTYEEGKKIGWKDGVRALYVIFKYAVKR; via the coding sequence ATGCTCGTGTCGCTCGTCATCCCCGTCTACAACGAGATTCCCACCCTCGCGGAGCTGCTGCGCCGCTGCATCGCCGTCGACTTCCCGAAGGAGCTGGTCCTCATCGACGACTGCTCCAAGGACGGCAGCCGCGAGTTCCTCCGCCAGCTGTCCGAGCAGGGTGTGGCGCTCCTGGGGGGCACGCCGCGCAACCGCAACGAGGTGCGGGTGCTCTTCCAGGAGACGAACCAGGGCAAGGGCGCCGCGCTGCGCCGGGGCTTCGCGGAGTCCACCGGGGACATCGTCATCGTCCAGGACGCGGACCTGGAGTACGACCCGCGCGACATCCCCAAGGTCATCCAGCCCATCCTCGACGGGGACGCGGACGTCGTCTTCGGCAGCCGCTTCACGGGGACGCCGCGGCGGGTGCTGTACTTCTGGCACACGGTGATGAACAAGACGCTCACCACGCTCTCCAACATGACGAGCGGGCTGAACCTCACCGACATGGAGACCTGCTACAAGGCCTTCCGCGCCGAGGTGCTGCGCTCGCTCGACGTGGAGGAGGAGCGCTTCGGCTTCGAGCCGGAAGTCACGGCCAAGGTGGCCCGCGGCAACTGGCGCGTCTTCGAGGTGCCCATCAGCTACCACGGGCGCACCTACGAAGAGGGCAAGAAGATTGGCTGGAAGGACGGCGTGCGCGCCCTCTACGTCATCTTCAAGTACGCCGTGAAGCGCTGA
- a CDS encoding ATP-binding response regulator gives MNDPMGHAGQGVLTAQALPGAMEGLAGGLRELLYGAWFMPHGHCYLWRPDLVALHVLSDVLTGAAYLFISVSLYRLVRRLRLPFGGMILSFGVFIGACGLTHLMEVWNVWNSAYWLAGGVKGVTAVASVATGVYLLPFRRKVAKGVESARLSEERRAKLETSSRELEALYARLKESEAQRTGFFANVSHELRTPLALIIGPVDRLLERGVLSLEDQRDLEVVRRNARVLMRHVNALLDVAKLDAGKLQASYAETDLARLVRLCAENFEGLVAERRLRFELVLPGMLPAQVDPEQLQRVVLNLLSNAVKFTPAGGILRVALSAEAGWGRLVVEDSGPGVAPELREVIFERFRQGECGDSTTREFGGTGLGLAIARDFVTLHGGRIHVEERPGGGACFVVDLPLLAPSDAKLRSMPEPESLLSQVRAELDVLRTRAEEPVVVPTTEDPYRPSVLVVEDTREMRRFVAETLEQDFRVATASDGEDGLRLAESLRPDVIVSDLMMPRMGGDQLVREVRAREGLESTPILMLTARADDAMRVDLLRSGAQDYLVKPFLAEELLARVSNLAVMKRTREVLQGALTARTSDVEFLARELGLRKRQLEAALETTSTAREAAERASESRSTLLRLVSHELRTPLSVLQLTQHAFLKEVGPLGVKASEMFERMTRSTVRLRDMTEMVLQYNQLEQGRLVVRREPVDLVELAEEVLGEVRGEADRKGLKLALARPAGKALAQTDPRMAQLVLLNLVMNAVKYTHEGGIHVAVEVVADARRMRVRDSGPGIPLDAQARVFEPFQQLETLEHKSKPGVGLGLTLVRELVSVLGGKVSLKSEPGTGSEFTVELPS, from the coding sequence ATGAATGACCCGATGGGACACGCGGGGCAGGGAGTGCTGACCGCGCAGGCCCTGCCAGGGGCCATGGAGGGACTGGCGGGAGGGCTGAGGGAGCTGCTCTACGGTGCCTGGTTCATGCCGCACGGGCACTGCTACCTGTGGCGGCCGGACCTGGTGGCGCTGCACGTGCTGTCGGACGTGCTCACCGGGGCCGCGTACCTCTTCATCTCCGTGTCGCTGTACAGGCTGGTGCGGCGGCTGCGGCTGCCCTTCGGGGGGATGATTCTCTCCTTCGGTGTCTTCATCGGTGCGTGTGGGCTGACGCACCTGATGGAGGTGTGGAACGTGTGGAACTCCGCCTACTGGCTGGCGGGGGGCGTGAAGGGGGTGACGGCGGTGGCGTCGGTGGCCACGGGCGTGTACCTGCTGCCCTTCCGCCGCAAGGTGGCGAAGGGGGTGGAGTCCGCGCGGCTGTCCGAGGAGCGCCGCGCGAAGCTGGAGACGAGCAGCCGCGAATTGGAGGCGCTCTACGCCCGGCTGAAGGAGTCCGAGGCGCAGCGCACCGGCTTCTTCGCCAATGTGAGCCACGAGCTGCGCACGCCGCTGGCGCTCATCATCGGCCCGGTGGACCGGCTGCTGGAGCGGGGCGTCCTGTCCCTGGAGGACCAGCGGGATTTGGAGGTGGTGCGGCGCAACGCGCGGGTGCTGATGCGGCACGTGAATGCGCTGCTGGACGTGGCGAAGCTGGACGCGGGGAAGCTGCAGGCGTCCTACGCGGAGACGGACCTGGCGCGGCTGGTGCGCCTGTGCGCGGAGAACTTCGAGGGGCTGGTGGCGGAGCGCCGGCTGCGCTTCGAGCTGGTGCTGCCGGGCATGCTCCCCGCGCAGGTGGACCCGGAGCAGTTGCAGCGGGTGGTGCTGAACCTGCTCTCCAACGCGGTGAAGTTCACCCCGGCGGGAGGCATCCTGCGCGTGGCGCTGAGCGCGGAGGCCGGGTGGGGCCGGCTGGTGGTGGAGGACAGCGGGCCGGGTGTGGCGCCGGAGCTGCGCGAGGTCATCTTCGAGCGCTTCCGCCAGGGCGAGTGCGGCGACAGCACCACGCGCGAGTTCGGAGGCACGGGGCTGGGCCTGGCGATTGCGCGCGACTTCGTGACGCTGCACGGCGGGCGCATCCACGTGGAGGAGCGGCCGGGCGGAGGCGCGTGCTTCGTGGTGGACCTGCCGCTCTTGGCGCCGTCGGACGCGAAGCTGCGCTCGATGCCGGAGCCGGAGTCGCTCCTGTCGCAGGTCCGGGCGGAGCTGGACGTGCTGCGCACGCGGGCGGAGGAGCCGGTGGTGGTGCCCACGACGGAGGACCCGTATCGCCCGAGCGTGCTGGTGGTGGAGGACACGCGGGAGATGCGGCGCTTCGTGGCGGAGACGCTGGAGCAGGACTTCCGGGTGGCCACGGCGTCGGACGGAGAGGACGGGCTGCGGCTGGCGGAGTCGCTGCGGCCGGACGTCATCGTGAGTGACTTGATGATGCCGCGCATGGGCGGGGACCAGCTGGTGCGCGAGGTGCGCGCGCGGGAGGGCCTGGAGTCCACGCCCATCCTGATGCTCACCGCGCGCGCCGACGATGCGATGCGGGTGGACCTGCTGCGCTCGGGGGCGCAGGACTACCTGGTGAAGCCCTTCCTGGCGGAGGAGCTGCTGGCGCGGGTGTCGAACCTCGCGGTGATGAAGCGCACGCGCGAGGTGCTGCAGGGGGCGCTGACCGCGCGCACGTCCGACGTGGAGTTCCTCGCGCGCGAGCTGGGGCTGCGCAAGCGGCAGCTGGAGGCGGCGCTGGAGACCACCAGCACGGCGCGCGAGGCGGCGGAGCGGGCCAGCGAGTCGCGGAGCACGCTGCTGCGGCTGGTGTCGCACGAGCTGCGCACGCCGCTGTCGGTGTTGCAGCTCACGCAGCACGCGTTCCTGAAGGAGGTGGGGCCGCTCGGGGTGAAGGCGTCGGAGATGTTCGAGCGGATGACGCGCTCCACGGTGCGGCTGCGGGACATGACGGAGATGGTGCTCCAGTACAACCAATTGGAGCAGGGCCGGCTGGTGGTGCGCAGGGAGCCGGTGGACCTGGTGGAGCTGGCGGAGGAGGTGCTGGGCGAGGTGCGCGGCGAGGCGGACCGCAAGGGGTTGAAGCTCGCGCTGGCGAGGCCGGCGGGGAAGGCGCTGGCGCAGACGGACCCGCGCATGGCGCAGCTGGTGTTGCTCAACCTGGTGATGAACGCGGTGAAGTACACGCACGAGGGCGGCATCCACGTCGCGGTGGAGGTGGTGGCGGACGCGAGGCGGATGCGGGTGCGCGACAGCGGCCCGGGCATTCCGCTGGATGCGCAGGCGCGCGTCTTCGAGCCCTTCCAGCAACTGGAGACGTTGGAGCACAAGTCCAAGCCCGGTGTGGGGCTGGGACTCACGTTGGTGCGCGAGCTGGTGTCCGTGCTGGGCGGGAAGGTGTCGCTCAAGTCCGAGCCGGGCACGGGCAGCGAGTTCACCGTCGAGCTGCCGTCGTGA
- a CDS encoding rod shape-determining protein — protein MFDWLHTLFSRDLAIDLGTANTLIYIRGQGIVSNEPSVVAVQQDARGGKKVLAVGKEAKEMLGRTPGNIVAIRPMKDGVIADFEITAAMLRYFIQSAHNRKTLVNPRIIIGIPSGITEVERRAVREAAANAGAREVYLIEQPMAAAIGAGLPVTEPSGNMIVDIGGGTSDVAVISLAGIVFAKSVRIGGDKLDEAIIQYVKRKYNLLIGERTAELIKMGIGTAYPTDEVMTMEIKGRDLVAGVPRTLTVSSDEVRDALAEPVNGIVEAVKLTLERTPPELAGDIADRGIVLAGGGALLKNLDTLLREETGLPVFLAEDPLSAVVIGAGKALESLDILRQVCQPG, from the coding sequence ATGTTTGACTGGCTTCACACCCTCTTTTCGCGTGACCTGGCCATCGACCTCGGCACGGCGAATACCCTCATCTACATCCGCGGCCAGGGCATCGTGTCCAACGAGCCCTCCGTGGTGGCCGTGCAACAGGACGCGCGCGGGGGCAAGAAGGTCCTCGCGGTGGGCAAGGAGGCCAAGGAGATGCTCGGGCGAACCCCGGGCAACATCGTGGCCATCCGTCCGATGAAGGACGGCGTCATCGCGGACTTCGAAATCACCGCGGCGATGCTGCGCTACTTCATCCAGAGCGCCCACAACCGCAAGACGCTCGTCAACCCGCGCATCATCATCGGCATCCCCTCCGGCATCACCGAGGTGGAGCGCCGTGCGGTGCGCGAGGCGGCGGCGAATGCGGGCGCCCGCGAGGTCTACCTCATCGAGCAGCCCATGGCCGCGGCCATTGGCGCGGGTCTGCCGGTGACGGAGCCCAGCGGCAACATGATTGTCGACATCGGCGGTGGTACGTCCGACGTCGCGGTCATCAGCCTCGCCGGCATCGTGTTCGCCAAGAGCGTCCGCATCGGCGGCGACAAGCTGGATGAAGCCATCATCCAGTACGTCAAGCGCAAGTACAACCTGCTCATCGGCGAGCGCACGGCCGAGCTCATCAAGATGGGCATCGGCACCGCGTACCCGACGGACGAGGTCATGACCATGGAGATCAAGGGTCGCGACCTGGTGGCCGGCGTGCCGCGCACGCTCACCGTGTCCAGTGACGAGGTCCGCGACGCGCTCGCCGAGCCCGTCAACGGCATCGTCGAGGCGGTGAAGCTCACGCTCGAGCGCACCCCGCCAGAGCTGGCCGGTGACATCGCCGACCGCGGCATCGTGCTCGCCGGTGGCGGCGCGCTGCTGAAGAACCTGGACACGCTCCTGCGCGAGGAGACGGGCCTGCCCGTGTTCCTCGCCGAGGACCCGCTGTCCGCGGTGGTGATTGGCGCTGGCAAGGCGCTGGAGTCGCTCGACATCCTCCGCCAGGTCTGCCAGCCGGGCTGA
- a CDS encoding cation:proton antiporter domain-containing protein: MHGAHEVLQAIAIVLCVAAVTTVLFQKLRQPVVLGYILAGLVVGPYLPIPLVANSEVVTTLSELGVILLMFSLGLEFSLRKLFAVGFTAGLTAVIQCAIMIWLGFVVGRAFGWTSRESIFTGALIAISSTTIIAKAFDEQGIKGRLRELVVGVLIVEDLIAVVLMATLTAISNGAGLSMGALALTTGRLVAFLVGLVVVGLFIIPRAVRAVVRLNRPETTLVASVGICFAVALLALSFGYSVALGAFLAGSLVAESGEEKVVEHLVQPVRDMFAAIFFVSVGMLIDPALVAKYWAAILVLTVVVILGKILGVTLGAFLTGNGTRTSVQAGMSLAQIGEFSFIIAGLGLSLKATGEFLYPVAVAVSAITTLTTPMLIKVSGPVASWVDRKLPKPLQTFATLYGTWVEQLREAPPSKTRGAVVRRTVVLLLVDAAVLVLLVIGTSLAAGKVSAFVEERTGLSRELANYLIIAADTVLAAPFIVGIFTLARRLGTLLAEAALPPRTDGKVDLAAAPRKLLIVTLRVVTILLIGVPVVAITQPFLRGATGPLIILALLVSLGVAFWRGATNLHGHVRAGAQVVVAALAAQSHSKEPGAEEHALDDVPKLLPGLGEPVPVRLEDKSPAVGRTLAQLNLRGLTGATVLAIQRGEESVSVPTAQEVLRAGDVLALTGTHEAVEAAKGLLTGDTPQPPIHGEPAGAHA; encoded by the coding sequence ATGCACGGAGCCCACGAGGTCCTCCAGGCCATCGCCATCGTCCTGTGCGTGGCGGCGGTCACCACCGTCCTGTTCCAGAAGCTGCGCCAGCCCGTCGTCCTCGGCTACATCCTCGCCGGCCTCGTCGTCGGCCCGTATCTGCCCATCCCCCTGGTGGCCAACTCCGAGGTGGTGACGACGCTCTCGGAGCTGGGCGTCATCCTGCTGATGTTCTCGCTCGGGCTGGAGTTCAGCCTGCGCAAGCTGTTCGCCGTGGGCTTCACGGCGGGCCTCACCGCCGTCATCCAATGCGCCATCATGATTTGGCTCGGCTTCGTGGTGGGCCGCGCCTTCGGGTGGACGTCGCGCGAGAGCATCTTCACCGGTGCGCTCATCGCCATCTCCAGCACCACCATCATCGCCAAGGCCTTCGACGAGCAGGGCATCAAGGGCCGCCTGCGCGAATTGGTGGTGGGCGTGCTCATCGTCGAGGACCTCATCGCCGTGGTGTTGATGGCCACGCTGACGGCCATCTCCAACGGCGCGGGCCTGTCCATGGGCGCGCTCGCGCTGACGACGGGCCGGCTGGTGGCGTTCCTCGTGGGGCTCGTGGTGGTGGGGCTCTTCATCATCCCCCGCGCGGTGCGCGCCGTCGTCCGGCTCAACCGGCCGGAGACGACGCTGGTGGCCAGCGTGGGCATCTGCTTCGCGGTGGCGCTGCTGGCGCTGTCCTTCGGCTACTCGGTGGCGCTGGGCGCGTTCCTCGCGGGCTCGCTGGTGGCGGAGTCCGGCGAGGAGAAAGTGGTGGAGCACCTCGTGCAGCCGGTGCGCGACATGTTCGCGGCCATCTTCTTCGTGTCGGTGGGCATGCTCATCGACCCGGCGCTGGTGGCGAAGTACTGGGCGGCCATCCTGGTGCTCACCGTCGTCGTCATCCTCGGGAAGATTCTCGGCGTCACGCTGGGCGCGTTCCTCACCGGCAACGGCACGCGCACGTCCGTGCAGGCGGGCATGAGCCTGGCGCAGATTGGCGAGTTCTCCTTCATCATCGCGGGCCTTGGCCTGTCGCTGAAGGCCACGGGCGAGTTCCTCTACCCGGTGGCGGTGGCCGTCTCCGCGATTACGACGCTCACCACGCCCATGCTCATCAAGGTGTCCGGCCCGGTGGCGTCGTGGGTGGACCGCAAGCTGCCCAAGCCCCTCCAGACGTTCGCCACGCTGTACGGCACCTGGGTGGAGCAACTGCGAGAGGCGCCACCGAGCAAGACACGGGGCGCGGTGGTGCGGCGAACCGTGGTGCTGTTGCTGGTGGACGCGGCGGTGCTCGTGCTGCTGGTGATTGGCACGTCGCTGGCGGCGGGGAAGGTGTCCGCCTTCGTGGAGGAGCGCACGGGGCTCAGCCGGGAGCTGGCGAACTACCTCATCATCGCGGCGGACACCGTGCTCGCCGCGCCGTTCATCGTGGGCATCTTCACGCTGGCGCGGAGGCTCGGCACGTTGCTGGCGGAGGCCGCGCTCCCACCGAGGACGGATGGGAAGGTGGACCTGGCGGCGGCGCCTCGCAAGCTGCTGATTGTCACGCTGCGGGTGGTGACGATTCTGCTCATCGGCGTGCCGGTGGTGGCGATTACGCAGCCGTTCCTCCGGGGCGCGACGGGACCGCTCATCATCCTCGCGCTGCTGGTGTCGCTCGGCGTTGCCTTCTGGCGCGGGGCCACCAACCTGCACGGACACGTGCGCGCGGGAGCGCAGGTGGTGGTGGCCGCGCTGGCCGCGCAGTCCCACTCGAAGGAGCCGGGGGCGGAGGAGCACGCGCTGGATGACGTCCCCAAGCTGCTGCCCGGCCTGGGCGAGCCGGTGCCCGTGCGACTGGAGGACAAGAGTCCCGCGGTGGGCCGGACGCTGGCGCAGCTGAACCTGCGCGGGCTGACGGGGGCGACGGTGCTCGCCATCCAACGCGGGGAGGAGAGCGTGTCCGTGCCCACCGCGCAGGAGGTGCTGCGCGCCGGTGACGTGCTCGCGCTGACGGGCACGCACGAGGCGGTGGAGGCGGCGAAGGGGCTGCTCACGGGTGACACACCCCAGCCGCCCATCCATGGCGAGCCCGCGGGCGCGCATGCCTGA